TTTTTGGGCCCTTGCGGCGACGGTCACCGATGTATGTGTTTGCGAGTTCGAACAGGGGGCCGTGGTCACGGTGCCCGACACAGGAGGACTTACATGGCCAAAGCAAGCGCTCTTTCTGCCTGGCATCAGCTCAGTGCCCATTTTGAGGACATGCGGCATGTACACATGCGGCACCTGTTCGCTGAAGACCCGGACCGTTTTCCGCGATTTACAGTGCAGGCCGGAGATCTTTTTCTCGACTATTCGAAAAACCGTTTGACCGAATCCACTCGGAACTTGCTCGTGTCCTTGGCCCGGGAAGCCGGGGTCCGCGAAAAGCGAGATGCCCTTTTCGCCGGATCACGCATAAATGTGACCGAGGACCGGGCGGTTCTCCATCCCGCCCTGCGCCATGCACCGGGCGAAGCGTACCTGGTGGATGGGGAGGATGTGACCCGTGATGTGGACGGAGAACTGGAGAAGATGGCCGTTTTTGTTGACGCGGTTCGACAGGGCCAATGGACCGGGTACACGGGGAAACCCGTCCACAATGTGGTCAATCTCGGCATCGGCGGTTCTGATCTCGGTCCGCGAATGGTTTGCCAAGCCTTGCGTCCCTATGGACACGAGCGTTTGAAGGTCCATTTTGTTTCCAACGTCGACGGCACTCACCTGCAGACCACGCTGGAGGGGCTGGATCCAGAGACGACTCTGTTCATTGTGGCCTCAAAAAGCTTTACGACCCAGGAAACGCTGGTCAATGCCGCCTCTGCCCGGCGGTGGCTTGTCGATCACTACGGGGACCACGCGGCCGTGGCGCATCATTTTGTGGCCTTATCAACGAACACGGAAGCGGTCCGAGAATTCGGCATTGCAACGCAGAACATGTTCGCCTTTTGGGACTGGGTCGGAGGGCGGTATTCACTGTGGTCGGCCATCGGCTTGTCCATCGCTCTGTTTATCGGCATGGAGCGTTTCCATGATCTGCTCCACGGCGCCCAGCGCATGGACCGCCATTTTCGCCAGGCGCCGCTTGCCGGAAATATGCCCGTTATCATGGCCTTGTTGGGCATTTGGTATACCGATTTTTTTGGCGCGGGCACCCAGGCCGTGTTGCCCTATGACCAGTCCTTGTCGCTTTTGCCGCGCTATCTCCAGCAATTGGACATGGAAAGCAACGGCAAGCGGGTCACTGTGGACGGGGAGGTGGTCGAGTATTCCACCGGTCCCATTGTCTGGGGAGAAGCGGGTACCGACGGCCAGCACGCCTTCTACCAGCTGATCCACCAG
The sequence above is drawn from the Desulfohalobium retbaense DSM 5692 genome and encodes:
- the pgi gene encoding glucose-6-phosphate isomerase; the protein is MAKASALSAWHQLSAHFEDMRHVHMRHLFAEDPDRFPRFTVQAGDLFLDYSKNRLTESTRNLLVSLAREAGVREKRDALFAGSRINVTEDRAVLHPALRHAPGEAYLVDGEDVTRDVDGELEKMAVFVDAVRQGQWTGYTGKPVHNVVNLGIGGSDLGPRMVCQALRPYGHERLKVHFVSNVDGTHLQTTLEGLDPETTLFIVASKSFTTQETLVNAASARRWLVDHYGDHAAVAHHFVALSTNTEAVREFGIATQNMFAFWDWVGGRYSLWSAIGLSIALFIGMERFHDLLHGAQRMDRHFRQAPLAGNMPVIMALLGIWYTDFFGAGTQAVLPYDQSLSLLPRYLQQLDMESNGKRVTVDGEVVEYSTGPIVWGEAGTDGQHAFYQLIHQGTHLVPCDFIAPARSHHGWDDHHQILLANFLAQPEALMVGRTVAEAQSQLEAQGLAAERAAELALHKTFPGNIPSNALIFEQLTPVTLGALIALYEHKVFVQGAIWNINSFDQMGVELGKQLAKTILPELTGAAPLQDHDASTTGLLTRLQRLRASKRS